Within the Bacteroidia bacterium genome, the region TACCACCTATTTGTCCGATAAAATCCATAGTTTGCTGTGTAGCTTCTGAAACTGAAAGTCCTTTCATTTGCATCAGCGCGCTTACTCTAAAAGCTGCCGCAGACCGAATAAAGTACTCTCCGTGTCCTGTAGCAGATACAGCACAAGTATTATTGTCTGCATAAGTACCTGCGCCAATGATTGGTGAGTCGCCCACTCTGCCATATTTTTTATTCATCATACCGCCCGTAGAAGTACCTGCGGCAAGATTTCCATATTTGTCTAAAGCTACACAACCTACGGTTCCAAACTTTGAAGGTGGCTCTATGCTTGACTTTTTGTTCTGCTGTTGTTGAGCTGCTTTCCAACTTTGTTTAGCCTTTTCTGTGATAAAGTATTCAGGTTTAACCATAGTAAGCCCCTTGCTTTTAGCAAATACTTCCGCACCCTTTCCAATCATCATAACATGGGGCGATTGTTCCATAACACAACGAGCAGCTTGGATAGGATTTTTAATTGTAGTTACT harbors:
- a CDS encoding isoaspartyl peptidase/L-asparaginase codes for the protein MKRTLIQVAVLLMSGVIAFAQNVPVIVVHGGAGAGISKGNFTDAEEKAHLQTLEKALKIGYEILESGGTCLDAVEKTIMFLEDSPLFNAGVGSVLNSEGKPELDASIMEGKTLKAGAVAGVTTIKNPIQAARCVMEQSPHVMMIGKGAEVFAKSKGLTMVKPEYFITEKAKQSWKAAQQQQNKKSSIEPPSKFGTVGCVALDKYGNLAAGTSTGGMMNKKYGRVGDSPIIGAGTYADNNTCAVSATGHGEYFIRSAAAFRVSALMQMKGLSVSEATQQTMDFIGQIGGTGGLIALDKKGNIYITFNTDGMFRGYIDANKKMEVQMYK